The Pseudomonas pergaminensis nucleotide sequence CCGCCGCCGCCGCCGCCTACGCCCTGGGCGTGTCGCTGTTCGGTATCGCCACGGGTCTGGGCGCGGTGCAGCCAGTCAAGGGCCGCACCGTGGCACAGCTGGCAACCAACGGCATGCGCGTGATCGATGACACTTACAACGCCAACCAATCCTCGGTCTGCGCGGCCATCGACCTGCTCAAAGGTTTCGACGGTCGCAAGGTGCTGGTGCTGGGCGACATCGCCGAACTGGGCGACTGGGCCGAACAGTCTCACCGCGAGGTCGGCGCCTACGCCGCAGGCAAAGTCGACGCGCTTTATGCCGTCGGCAAGAACATGGCTCACGCCGTCGACACCTTCGGCCCCGGCGCGCTGCATTTCGCCACACAGGCCGAACTGATCCAGGCGCTGACGGCGGCTGAACACGACAAACACACAACCATTTTGATCAAGGGATCGCGCAGCGCGGTGATGGAAAACGTCGTCGCGGCCTTGTGTGGCTCAAGTACGGAGAAACATTAATGCTGCTGCTGCTGGCTGAGTATCTGCAACAGTTCCACAAAGGCTTTGCGGTCTTTCAGTACCTGACCCTGCGCGGGATCCTGGGTGTGCTGACCGCGTTGTGTTTGTCGCTGTTCCTGGGGCCGTGGATGATCCGCACCCTGCAGAACCTGCAAATTGGTCAATCGGTTCGTAATGACGGCCCGCAGTCGCACTTGTCCAAATCCGGCACCCCGACCATGGGCGGCGCGCTGATCCTGTCGTCCATCGGTATCAGCACCTTGCTGTGGGCTGACCTGCACAACCGCTACGTGTGGGTGGTGCTGTTGGTGACCCTGCTGTTCGGCGCCATCGGCTGGGTGGATGACTACCGCAAGGTGATCGAGAAGAACTCCAAGGGCCTGCCAAGCCGCTGGAAGTACTTCTGGCAGTCGGTATTCGGCCTTGCTGCCGCGATCTTCCTTTACACGACCGCGCCGAGCGCAGTGGAAACGACCTTGATCATCCCGATGCTCAAGGACGCCAGCATTCCACTGGGCATCGGCTTTGTGGTGCTGACTTACTTTGTGATCGTCGGTTCCAGCAACGCGGTCAACCTGACTGACGGCCTCGATGGCCTGGCGATCATGCCGACGGTGATGGTGGGCGGCGCGCTCGGCATCTTCTGCTACCTGTCGGGTAACGTGAAGTTCGCCGAGTACCTGCTGATTCCTTACGTACCGGGCGCGGGTGAGTTGATTGTGTTCTGCGGCGCACTGATCGGTGCCGGCCTTGGGTTCCTGTGGTTCAACACTTACCCCGCACAAGTCTTCATGGGTGACGTCGGCGCACTGGCGCTGGGCGCAGCCCTGGGCACCATCGCAGTGATCGTTCGCCAGGAAATCGTGCTGTTCATCATGGGCGGTGTGTTCGTGATGGAAACCCTGTCGGTGGTCATCCAGGTGGCTTCCTTCAAATTGACCGGGCGTCGTGTGTTCCGCATGGCGCCGATTCACCACCACTTTGAACTCAAGGGCTGGCCCGAGCCACGCGTGATCGTCCGCTTCTGGATCATCACCGTGATTCTGGTGCTGATTGGCCTTGCCACCCTGAAACTGAGG carries:
- the mraY gene encoding phospho-N-acetylmuramoyl-pentapeptide-transferase, with translation MLLLLAEYLQQFHKGFAVFQYLTLRGILGVLTALCLSLFLGPWMIRTLQNLQIGQSVRNDGPQSHLSKSGTPTMGGALILSSIGISTLLWADLHNRYVWVVLLVTLLFGAIGWVDDYRKVIEKNSKGLPSRWKYFWQSVFGLAAAIFLYTTAPSAVETTLIIPMLKDASIPLGIGFVVLTYFVIVGSSNAVNLTDGLDGLAIMPTVMVGGALGIFCYLSGNVKFAEYLLIPYVPGAGELIVFCGALIGAGLGFLWFNTYPAQVFMGDVGALALGAALGTIAVIVRQEIVLFIMGGVFVMETLSVVIQVASFKLTGRRVFRMAPIHHHFELKGWPEPRVIVRFWIITVILVLIGLATLKLR